In Ammospiza caudacuta isolate bAmmCau1 chromosome 2, bAmmCau1.pri, whole genome shotgun sequence, a genomic segment contains:
- the LTN1 gene encoding E3 ubiquitin-protein ligase listerin, translating to MGGKNKQRTKGNLRPSSSGRAAELLAKERGTVPGFIGFGTSQSDLGYVPAIQGAEEVDSLVDADFRMVLRKLSKRDVTTKLKAMQEFGTMCKEREAEVVKGVLPYWPRIYCKISLDHDRRVREATQQSFEQLILKVKKHLAPYLKSIMGYWLIAQCDTYSPAASAAKVAFEKAFPSSKQPEALVFCKDEILNVLQDHLLKETADTLSDPQTVPEEERKAKFFRILTCSLLALKKLLSILPKKEMHSLEEKLMSLLSQNKFWKYSKNNVSQVRSAFFELISAFCQHLPEVVKAEAPRVCPAVLLSIDDSDAVVCLALWEAVLYTITTIEDCWSHVNARKGVLPKLWTVLREGGQGLATVIYPNLLPFISKVPPDIVEPKLEYFRVFFSSIIQGLSNERTIASPSESSAIITAFMECLCFAVLQKGEDQSQIHQMLICDQLIPFVSAVLKEPKLQSGPLFYQTAEMLSSWEAKAELSNDDGTDEVFQKLLTDFWDHLSKMCILHVDRLDADRKLLFAISGMLEILHNPKSAMKPNNRKSLKIRFTDEDEFERNTESRKLMEVRNGDSEIQADLQQTSRLRKEPLENLVCNLAELSIVYVNEQKSEQHLNFLSTLLNTFSSNRVFQVLLEQGNNVSPGQAESQNEVKAHNRSPSVQFLYLNLITWLKEDWRKDTNFLIDILYSVLHCCNNNDERKVILDDLVKMDLKWVIFLQIIQKACSGTTKLSLVSDWLKGDTLGERLVMLADDLCHLGLKPRAASSGSASSEMWTLLSLVLSQDVKSESLIGETFVERIIDKLQAALSKAKDLSQAGDTEPSVSFICDVASSFFSSVKGCLLMPSSEDLLLTIFQLCAQRQDATYLTDVLVCKLKHTWMSGINSLVHQLQGTQSTFLLKAALWVKNQVQSSSLDVKRLQVLISAVSDLLLKLMEADGQSECLVRAYVEHVTPNKIEWGKLHESLCSEWMHKPLLEGRLSMNCEPLGSSVKLCGTTKLPGHLCTSALLSKIVLLQLKNRVVHGNHDSERKEIDNIIAELLYSLQWIEELENPPYLLLEYLHMLEEMHITYEEFSTLSSTANLQQTIFDRSEEHGRLWSLTMAKVIRAENAGSWERKELFKTTEGFLPLTEGRLHTLQCLSSFLIEEEKRELVFHCVAKLMTCTQTELSSTDGAFGCLSILNTCLKDRSIDCDHLLPAVLKIIISWKNDNEDSFLFSCSLKEASAQLLGFNIELMRYLPLLLKYSAAPLADNEWDFLMCSMLAWLETTSESRLLYHIPLVQIFACVSCDLASALSAYFEAAAPDSTVLPKNLVSEWKEFFSEGIHNLLLPLLVKITGETKNASEGSFQNSVLSSLGEALTYISKDQFLNHKLPPKFVAGQKTNLPDKLQTLLNTLCPLLLFRARPVQVSVYHMLHKLMPELPKFDDEDLKSYGDEEEELALSPPAALMSILATQELLLENILECIPVGEFAVIQPLSDEFCLVLGYLLTWKLTLAFFKAASSQLRVLYSQYLRRTKSLNKLLYHLFRLMPENPVFSGPTSEVANKDTKTFFTEELRLDVKGTGGLSSQIPHLACSVYHITLKDLPAMVRLWWNSCEKRVFNVVDKFTSKYVSSVLSSQEISSVQTSTQLFNGMTVKARSAAREVIATYSVDDIFIELIIQLPSNYPLGCITVESGKRVGVAVQQWRNWMLQLSTYLTHQNGSIMEGLSLWKNNVDKRFEGVEDCMICFSVIHGSNYSLPKKACRTCKKKFHSACLYKWFSSSNKSTCPLCRETFL from the exons atggGGGGCAAGAACAAGCAGCGAACCAAGGGCAACCTGCGG CCTTCTAGCAGTGGCCGAGCTGCAGAGCTCCTTGCCAAAGAACGTGGAACAGTGCCTGGGTTTATCGGCTTTGGGACGTCTCAGAGCGATCTAGGATATGTTCCTGCAATTCAAGGAGCAGAAGAAGTAGACAGCCTTGTGGATGCTGATTTCCGAATGGTATTGCGAAAACTTTCTAAAAGGGATGTCACAACCAAGTTAAAA gCTATGCAAGAGTTTGGGACGATGTGCAAGGAAAGAGAAGCGGAAGTTGTTAAAGGTGTTCTTCCTTACTGGCCAAGAATTTATTGTAAAATTTCACTG GATCATGATCGCCGTGTTCGAGAAGCAACTCAGCAATCTTTTGAGCAACTGATTCTTAAAGTCAAAAAACACTTAGCTCCTTACTTAAAAAGTATCATGGGTTACTGGCTGATTGCTCAGTGTGACACTTACTcccctgctgcttctgctgcaaaAGTAGCTtttgaaaaagcttttccttcaaGCAAACAACCTGAAGCCTTAGTATTCTGTAAGGATGAAATTCTTAAT gTACTTCAAGATCACCTTCTGAAGGAAACAGCTGATACACTTAGTGACCCTCA AACTGTaccagaagaagaaaggaaagccAAATTTTTCCGGATTCTGACCTGTTCCTTGTTAGCTTTAAAAAAGTTGCTCAGCATATTGCCAAAGAAAGAGATGCATTCATTGGAGGAAAAGTTAATGTCACTTCTGTCCCAAAACAAATTTTGGAAATATAGCAAAAACAATGTATCACAG GTTCGCTCAGCTTTCTTTGAGctgatttctgctttttgccAGCACTTGCCTGAGGTGGTGAAAGCTGAAGCACCAAGAGTTTGTCCTGCTGTTCTTCTCAGCATTGATGACAGTGATGCAGTGGTGTGTCTTGCTCTTTGGGAAGCAGTGCTTTATACTATCACCACTATTGAG GACTGTTGGAGTCATGTAAATGCCAGAAAAGGAGTTCTGCCGAAGCTCTGGACAGTGCTTCGAGAAGGTGGGCAAGGATTAGCTACTGTTATCTACCCAAACCTCCTGCCCTTCATTAGCAAGGTGCCTCCTGACATTGTGGAACCGAAGCTGGAATACTTCAGAGTTTTTTTCAGCTCTATAATTCAAGG GTTGTCAAATGAGAGGACAATAGCCAGTCCTTCAGAAAGTTCAGCAATTATAACTGCATTTATGGAGTGTCTGTGCTTTGCTGTACTACAGAAAGGAGAAGACCAAAGCCAGATTCATCAAATGCTTATATGTGACCAG TTAATTCCTTTTGTCAGTGCTGTACTTAAGGAGCCCAAGTTACAAAGTGGACCATTGTTTTATcaaacagcagaaatgctgagtTCCTGGGAAGCTAAAGCAGAACTCTCCAATGATGATGGCACAGATGAAGTTTTCCAGAAACTGTTGACAGATTTTTGGGACCATCTTTCAAAAATGTGTATACTTCATGTTGATAGGTTGGATGCTGACAGGAAATTACTGTTTGCCATATCTGGTATGCTAGAAATTCTTCATAATCCGAAGAGTGCTATGAAACCAAACAATAGAAAATCTCTAAAAATCAGATTTACAGATGAGGATGAATTTGAAAGGAACACTGAGAGTCGAAAGCTCATGGAAGTTAGAAATGGTGACTCTGAAATTCAAGCTGACTTGCAGCAAACGTCACGTCTAAGGAAAGAACCTCTAGAGAACTTAGTCTGCAACCTGGCCGAGCTGAGCATTGTGTATGTCAATGAACAGAAGTCAGAACAGCATTTGAACTTTCTCTCTACCCTGCTCAACACTTTTTCCTCAAACAGAGTTTTCCAAGTACTTTTAGAGCAGGGAAATAATGTAAGTCCTGGTCAAGCTGAATCCCAAAATGAAGTGAAAGCTCATAACCGAAGTCCATCTGTACAATTTCTGTATCTGAATTTAATAACCTGGCTGAAAGAAGACTGGAGAAAAGACACCAATTTCCTGATTGATATTTTATACAGTGTACTTCATTGTTGCAACAATAATGATGAAAGGAAAGTCATTCTTGATGATTTAGTAAAG atggATCTTAAGTGGGTCATTTTTCTCCAGATAATTCAAAAG GCATGCTCAGGCACAACGAAACTTTCCTTAGTCTCTGACTGGCTGAAAGGAGACACGCTTGGAGAAAGACTGGTAATGCTGGCAGATGATCTGTGTCACCTGGGCTTAAAACCTAGAGCAGCCTCATCAGGATCAGCCTCTTCAGAAATGTGGACTCTTCTGAGCTTGGTGTTGTCACAGGACGTTAAAAGTG AATCATTGATTGGTGAAACCTTTGTTGAAAGGATTATTGATAAACTTCAAGCAGCTCTGTCTAAAGCAAAGGATCTTTCTCAAGCTGGAGATACTGAACCATCAGTATCTTTCATCTGCGATGTGGCCTCAAGCTTTTTCAGCTCAGTGAAAGGCTGTTTGCTGATGCCATCCTCAGAAGACTTGCTCCTTACCATCTTCCAGCTGTGTGCTCAGAGGCAGGATGCAACATACTTGACAG ATGTACTTGTATGCAAGTTAAAACACACTTGGATGTCTGGTATAAATTCACTTGTGCATCAGCTTCAGGGCACTCAGAGCACCTTTTTGCTTAAAGCTGCACTGTGGGTCAAGAACCAAGTTCAGTCTTCCTCTTTGGATGTTAAAAG GCTTCAGGTTTTGATCTCTGCAGTCAGTGATTTGTTGTTGAAGCTCATGGAAGCTGATGGACAGTCTGAATGTCTTGTGAGAGCTTATGTTGAGCATGTGACACCGAACAAAATTGAATGGGGGAAATTGCATGAATCTCTGTGCTCTGAG TGGATGCACAAGCCTCTTTTGGAAGGAAGGCTTAGTATGAATTGTGAACCTCTGGGATCAAGTGTCAAGCTGTGTGGCACAACTAAACTTCCAGGCCATCTGTGTACTTCAGCCTTATTAAGTAAAATAGTACTACTTCAACTGAAAAATCGTGTAGTCCATGGAAATCATGattctgaaagaaaggaaattgaTAATATAA TTGCAGAACTGTTATATTCGCTACAATGGATTGAAGAATTGGAGAATCCTCCTTATCTGCTTCTGGAATATCTTCATATGTTAGAAGAGATGCACATAACATATGAGGAGTTCAGTACTCTGAGTAGTACAGCTAACCTGCAGCAAACTATATTTGACAG ATCAGAGGAACATGGAAGACTCTGGTCCTTAACCATGGCCAAAGTAATCCGTGCTGAGAATGCTGGATCCTGGGAGAGGAAAGAACTTTTCAAGACAACAGAAGG GTTTCTTCCATTAACAGAGGGCAGATTGCATACACTTCAGTGTTTATCATCTTTCTTAATTGAGGAAGAAAAGAGGGAACTTGTCTTCCATTGTGTGGCCAAACTTATGACATGTACACAGACAGAGCTTTCCAGCACTGACG GAGCATTTGGGTGTCTTTCCATTTTGAACACCTGCTTGAAGGATAGAAGTATTGATTGTGATCATTTATTACCTGCAGTACTGAAAATCATAATATCTTGGAAAAATGATAATGAGGACAGCTTTCTCTTTAGCTG CAGTCTGAAAGAAGCAAGTGCTCAATTGCTTGGTTTCAACATTGAGTTGATGCGTTACCTTCCCTTGTTGCTGAAATATTCTGCAGCTCCTTTGGCTGATAATGAGTGGGACTTCTTGATGTGCTCCATGCTGGCTTGGTTAGAG ACAACAAGTGAAAGCCGTTTGCTTTACCATATCCCGCTTGTGCAGATTTTTGCTTGTGTCAGTTGTGACTTGGCATCTGCCCTTAGCGCTTACTttgaggctgcagctcctgacagTACTGTTCTTCCTAAGAACTTGGTCAGTGAATGGAAGGAATTCTTTTCTGAGGGAATTCACAATTTGCTGTTACCCTTGTTGGTGAAAATCACAG gAGAAACCAAAAATGCATCAGAAGGCTCTTTTCAGAACTCTGTATTATCATCTTTGGGTGAAGCTCTAACTTACATCTCAAAGGACCAGTTCTTAAACCATAAGCTGCCACCGAAGTTTGTTGCAGGCCAGAAGACAAATCTTCCAGATAAACTCCAGACTCTACTGAACACACTCTGTCCGTTATTGCTTTTCCGGGCTCGACCTGTACAGGTTTCTGTCTACCATATGCTGCATAA ATTAATGCCTGAATTGCCTAAATTTGATGATGAAGATCTCAAGTCCTATGGTGATGAAGAGGAGGAATTGGCATT AtcacctccagcagctcttATGTCTATCCTGGCCACTCAAGAACTCTTGCTAGAAAACATCCTGGAATGCATTCCAGTTGGAGAATTTGCAGTTATTCAACCCCTGAGTGATGAGTTCTGCCTTGTTCTAGGATATCTTCTCACTTGGAAGTTAACATTAGCTTTCTTTAAAGCAGCTTCTTCTCAG CTACGCGTTCTCTACTCACAATACCTTAGAAGAACTAAAAGCTTGAATAAACTGCTTTATCACTTGTTCAGGCTTATGCCTGAAAACCCTGTCTTTTCTGGGCCAACTTCAGAAGTTGCAAATAAGGACACAAAAACCTTCTTTACTGAAGAGCTTCGTTTAGATGTCAAAG GGACTGGGGGGCTGTCATCCCAGATCCCACACTTGGCCTGCTCTGTGTACCATATAACACTGAAAGATCTGCCAGCCATGGTGAGGCTGTGGTGGAATAGCTGTGAGAAGCGTGTCTTCAATGTTGTGGATAAATTCACAAGCAAATATGTCAGCAGTGTGCTCTCCTCCCAGGAAATATCTTCTGTTCAGACTAGCACACAGTTATTTAACGGCATGACA gTTAAAGCTCGGTCTGCAGCACGAGAAGTCATTGCAACCTATTCTGTTGATGATATATTTATTGAACTAATAATACAGCTTCCATCAAATTATCCACTGGGATGCATAACAGTTGAGAGTGGAAAGAGAGTTGGTGTAGCTGTACAGCAGTGGCGCAATTGGATGCTACAGTTAAGCACATATCTTACACATCAG aATGGAAGTATTATGGAAGGCTTATCTTTGTGGAAAAATAATGTGGATAAACGTTTTGAAGGCGTTGAAGATTGCATGATCTGTTTTTCAGTCATTCATGGTTCAAACTATTCTCTTCCCAAAAAAGCTTGCAGAACATGCAAGAAGAAGTTTCATTCAGCTTGCTTG taCAAATGGTTCTCATCCAGCAACAAATCCACATGTCCACTCTGTCGAGAGACATTCTTGTGA